In Mangifera indica cultivar Alphonso chromosome 1, CATAS_Mindica_2.1, whole genome shotgun sequence, a single genomic region encodes these proteins:
- the LOC123216970 gene encoding protein SHI RELATED SEQUENCE 1-like, giving the protein MAGFFSLGGSSSGGAGGRAGNNIYQDLHQNINPPNAIPIDAWYWYRNNDNPYQGLELFQHQAQHLQQRQQLQQQQDLYSTAAGLAVGPSKNAINVVDDSPSRSTPMRGGRVGSSSCQDCGNQAKKDCCHMRCRNCCKARGFDCPTHVKSTWVPASKRRERQQQVAEMQKQKLEERLQQEEQARRGNSKRQRENPSSSSFASGLEEGDFPEEVSFQVAFRCVRVTSLDDDEDQYAYKTAVTIGGHLFKGILYDQGPDNNYTTGESSTGGGFQGSAALNFIPADPVTTPSATVSATVTGGLVTAPSSSYLDPSTLYPTPLNTIMAGTQFFPSPRSP; this is encoded by the exons ATGGCTGGGTTTTTCTCTTTAGGTGGTAGCAGTAGTGGAGGAGCTGGAGGGAGAGCAGGCAACAACATTTATCAAGACCTTCACCAAAATATTAACCCACCAAACGCAATTCCAATTGATGCTTGGTACTGGTACAGAAACAACGATAATCCTTACCAGGGTTTAGAGCTATTTCAACATCAAGCTCAACACCTGCAGCAACGACAACAGCTTCAACAACAGCAAGATCTTTACTCAACAGCAGCTGGTTTAGCCGTGGGACCAAGCAAGAATGCAATCAACGTGGTTGACGATTCACCGTCAAGATCGACGCCGATGAGAGGTGGTAGAGTAGGGAGCTCTAGTTGTCAAGACTGTGGTAACCAAGCAAAGAAAGATTGCTGTCACATGCGGTGCAGAAATTGTTGTAAGGCCCGTGGCTTCGATTGTCCGACCCATGTTAAAAGCACCTGGGTCCCTGCTTCCAAACGACGCGAGAGGCAGCAACAAGTTGCTGAAATGCAAAAACAAAAGCTAGAAGAACGTTTGCAACAAGAAGAGCAAGCTCGTCGAGGGAATTCAAAGAGGCAGAGAGAAAATCCAAGCTCTTCTTCTTTTGCCTCAG ggttagaagaaGGAGATTTTCCTGAGGAAGTGAGCTTTCAAGTGGCATTCAGATGCGTCCGAGTGACAAGCCTTGACGATGATGAGGACCAATATGCTTATAAAACGGCCGTAACCATAGGAGGCCATCTCTTCAAGGGTATTCTATACGATCAAGGTCCGGATAATAACTACACCACTGGTGAGAGCTCTACCGGTGGTGGATTTCAGGGCTCTGCGGCACTAAATTTCATTCCTGCTGACCCCGTCACCACCCCTTCAGCAACCGTTTCCGCCACTGTAACTGGGGGTCTTGTTACAGCTCCTTCTTCCTCGTATCTTGATCCTTCTACTTTATACCCGACTCCGCTCAACACTATTATGGCTGGTACGCAATTCTTCCCCAGCCCAAGGTCCCCTTAG